The following is a genomic window from Actinomycetota bacterium.
TAAGCCGGCGGCCATGACTCTTTCCAGCGGTAAACCGGCATCGTCCTCGTCAAAGAAGACGCGCCCCGTTTCGAAAAGCGCGCAGTTCATCTCGCCGTAATTAGCGTTAAACCGGACCGCGTTGAATAGACCAGGCAACAACGAAGTCCTTAAAACGCTTTGCGCCTCGCTGACCGGATTGGCCAGCTTGATCGCGGCCGCGCGCCGGTCATCGGCGGGCAGAATCAACTTGGCTATATCCGCCGGGTCGATAAACGCGTAGTTGACCGCTTCCAGCAAACCGGCAGCCGCCAGTACAGACTCTGCTTTCCTGATAGATATCTGCTCGGACGTCAAAGGAGCCGCGCTGCCCCCGCTATCCGGAACTGTTGATGGCACGTTGGCGAATCCGTAGACCCTGGCTATCTCCTCGATCAAGTCGACCACGCGAGCGATATCCGGTCGGAACGACGGAGGTGTCGCCTTGATTGCGCCAGCCTTGATCTCTACTTTGAAATCCAGCGCTTTCAGGATTCCGGCCATCTCCTTGTCGCTGATCTCCGCCCCGATAAAAGACCTGGCTTTGGCCGTTTCAAGGTTAACTGTCCTGGCCGCGATCTTCTTCGGATAAACATCGATAGCGCCCTTGGCCACCTTGCCGCCGGCCAGTTCCTGTATCAGATAAGCCGCCCTGTCGGCCGCGAACAGCGTGCCTTCGGGGTCGGTGCCGCGTTCAAATCTGGCCGACGCCTCCGAGCGCAGATCCATGTCGAAACTGGTCCTAAAAATCCCGGTCGGAGCAAAATATGCCGACTCGAGCAGACATTCCGTCGTAGCCTCGTTAATCTCGGTCGTCGAGCCGCCCATTATGCCTGCCAGGGCGACCGGACCGGAAGGATCGGCGATGACCAGGGTGTCCGGTCCTAAAACCCGGTTAACCCCGTCCAAAGTAGTCATGTTTTCGTTTAACTCCGCCCGGCGGACGATTATCTTGGCGTCCTTGACAAGCTTTTTGTCAAAAGCGTGCAGCGGTTGGCCGGTCTCCAACAAAATGTAGTTGGTTATGTCGACTAAGTTGTTGATCGGCCGTATACCCGCCTTGGACAGCCGCTGTCTCATCCAGAACGGCGAGGTCCCGACCTGTAGACCGGTAATAATCCTGGCCGAATATCTCGGACAAAGGTCCGGGTCCTTGATATCAACGGAGGCCAGGAAGCCGGCGGTTGTCTGCCCTTCTTTAATCTTTACCGGAGGCGCTTTTATTTTGCCGCCCGTTATCGCCCCGACCTCACGGGCGATTCCAATCATCGACATGCAGTCGGGACGGTTGGGCGTTATCTCAAACTCGATCACGGTGTCTTCCAAACCCAAATGCTCGGAGATACCCACGCCGACTTTCGCCTCGGGATCGAGGATCATGATCCCGGCGGCGTCTTCCCCCAGCTCAAGCTCTGTTTCCGAACAAAGCATGCCCTCTGATTCAACGCCGCGCAGCGACGCCTTCTTAATGGTTAAACCGCCGCCCAGCTCAGCCCCGATCAACGCGACCGGCACTTTGTCGCCGGGGTTGATGTTTTTGGCCCCGCAGACGATCGTTAGCTCGCCCGACCCCGCATCGACGCGGGTCACGACCAGTTTATCCGCCTGCGGATGGGGCTCGATGGCCTTAATTACACCGGTTACGATCTTGTCCAAAGACGGTTTGATCTCGGTCACAGACTCCACGGCGGTACCGGTCATTTCCAGCCGGTTGGCCAGCTCGCACGGCGTCCAAGGAATGTCTACATATTCCTTTAGCCAGTTAACTGAAACTTTCATTTGAACTGCCTTAAGAATCTGATGTCGTTCTCGAAGAACATCCTGATGTCCGGAATATCGTATTTAAGCATCGCGATGCGGTCCGGCGCCATCCCGAAGGCGAATCCGGTTACTTTGGTGGGATCGTAGCCAACCATCACGAAGACATTTGGGTCGACCATGCCGCAACCCATAATCTCCAGCCAGCCGGTATGGCTGCATATCCGACAGCCCTCGCCTCCGCAACGAATGCAGGAAACGTCGACCTCAGCGCTGGGTTCCGTAAACGGGAAGAAATGCGGTCTGAAACGGACGGCACGGTCCGCGCCGAACATTTTGTGGCAGAAAACCTCCAACGTTCCCTTGAGGTCGCCGAACGTGATATTCTTATCGACCGCCAGCCCTTCTACCTGGTGGAACATGGGGCTGTGAGTGGGGTCGGCGACGTCCGGGCGGTAAACTTTGCCCGGCACGATGACGAAAACAGGGGGCGCTTGTTTCTCCATGACGCGGATCTGCGCCGGGGATGTTTGCGTTCTTAAAAGCGGCCGCCCTTCATTCCCGCCGGCCGACGGCCTGTCTACATAGAAAGTGGCTTGCAGCGTCCTGGCCGGGTGATCCGGCGGCGTGTTTAGCGCCGTGAAATTGTAATATTCGTTCTCGATCTCCCTCGTTTCAACGATTCCGTATCCTAGCGAGGTAAAAATCTCCTCGATTTCCCGGATCGTCCTGGTGATCACATGGGCCGCGCCGATCAGCGGCGGTCGAGCCGGCAACGTAATGTCAATGCGTTCCGTCCTTAGCCGCTCGGCGACAACTTCTTTGGCCAGATGTTCGGAGCGCTCAATCAACGCCGCTTCCAGCCTTTGCCGGATGTCGTTGGCCAGGCCGCCGATAACGGGGCGTTCTTCCTCAGGCAAGCCGCCAAGGCTCTTCAGAACCTCCGTCAGCTCTCCCTTCCGGCCCAGGTATCTGACGCGCACGTCCTCAATCGTCTCCGCGGACGCGGCGTTCGCCTCGGCTAGCGCCTTCTCACCAAGTTGTTTTAGCTCTTTCTCGCTCATCAGGCCCTCATTATAACAAAGAAAAAGACGGGGCTTTAAGACCCCGCCTTAAGATTGTGCCGCTATGTACGCGCCTCGAGGGCTGCGGGGTCTAGTTGACCTGCCCTCTGGCAACTTCGGCCAGCCTGGTAAAGCCCTCGGGATCGTTTATGGCCATGTCTGACAGAACCTTCCTGTCCAGCTCGACGCCGGCCAATTTCAAACCGTGAATTAAACGGCTGTACGACAACCCATTATTCCGGGCGGCCGCGCCGATTCTGGAAATCCAAAGCGTCCTGAACTGGCCTTTCTTATCCCGCCGGTCGCGGTACGCGTACATCAGGCTGTGCATGACCTGTTCCTTGGCTCGCCGGTACGAGCGGCTTTTCGCTCCCCGGTAGCCCTTGGCCAGACTCATGATCTTGGCCCGTTTTCTGCTTCTTTCGTTTCCTCTTTTAACTCTTGACATCGTTCCTCGCTCTTTCGTTGCCGGACTTATCTGCCCAGCAGTTTCTTTATCCTTTTCTCGTCGGCCGGCTTGACGATTAACATTTTCTCCAGCTGCGCCTTTCTCTTAGGGCTTTTCTTCTCGAGAATATGGCCGTCAAAAGCCTGCCGCCTCTTCAATTTCCCGGACGCGGTCGATTTGAACCTTTTGGCCGCTCCCGAATGCGTTTTCATTTTAGGCATTGATCGCTATCTCCTTCTTGGCTGCCGGCGCCAGGATCATGATCATATCACGTCCCTCGACCTTGGCTTCCGATTCTATAATCGCCAGGTCTTGCACCGCTTCAACCATCCTGTCCAGGAGCTTCTTGCCGAGTTCCGTGTGGGCCATCTCTCGTCCCCTGAACATGATTACTACTTTTACTTTACAGCCCGCGTTTAAAAACCTTTCTACGTGCTTTCTTTTCGTGTCGAAATCGTGATGGTCGATCTTCGGTCTTAATTTTATTTCCTTGATAACGATCAAGGACTGGTGCTTGCGGGCCAGTTTGGCCTTTTTCTCCTGCTCAAACTTGTGCTTGCCGTAATCCATCACCCGGCAAACCGGGGGCTTTTCCTGGGGCGCGACCTCAACAAGGTCAAGTCCCGCGTCGTAAGCGATCCGCAAAGCGTCTTCTATCGTTTTGATGCCTAACTGATCACCATTCTCGGCCACTAATCTAACCTCTCTGGCCGGAATCTGCGTATTAATCCGGTTTGTCGAACTGATTAAAAACCACCTCCGCTCAAGTCTGAGCTTTTCCTAAATGTCTTCAAAGGTAAAAGTATAGCTTGTCCAGTAGTTCTTGTCCATAGTCTAGGCGGTCGCCTGATACGCCGCTTCGGCCTCCGCCACCAGCTCATTCATTAGTTCCTTGACTGACGTGATGGAATCTATACGCCAGGCATTTGTGCCGGCGAAAACAAAACCTTCGTCCATATTGCCGTTCCGGGCGTTGACCAGGGCGCGCGCGATACAATAAGGGCTCTGGCTGGGGCGACAGGTTTTCAGACAGTGATAGGTGCACCGGATCGGCGTCGTCTCACCCCTCTTGGCTTTGTCCAGGAACTCATTCCGTATGGCCCGGCCCGGCAATCCCACCGGACTGTCGATCAACACAATGTCGTCCGGACTGACCGTTTTGATATATGTCTCTTTGAAGGCTAACGAAGCGTCGCACTCGTCCGTCGCGACAAACCGCGTCGCCATCTGCACCCCCGACGCGCCTGCCTCTAAAGCATTGGCGATGTCCCGGCCGTCAAAAATGCCTCCGCCGGCGATGACGGGAATCTTGACGCCGTGCTCCTTCTCAAAAGGCAGGACCGCTTGGACGGTTTCCTTAATCAGAGAAATGAGATCGAATTTGTCGATGTTGTCCAGCTGTTCCCGGTTGAAACCCAGGTGCCCGCCGGCCTTCGGACCTTCCAGAACAATCGCGTCGGGGAGACGCTTATATCTGTTCCACCAGGCCTTACAAATCAGCGCCGCGGCTCGACCGCTCGAAATAATCGGGGCAAGCTTTGTCTTGGCTCCCTTTTCAATCAGCTCCGGCAAATTCAACGGCAACCCGGCTCCGGAGAAAATGATATCTATCTTCTCCTCAACTGATACCCTCACCATATCCTCAAAATTCGTCAGCGCCACCATTATATTGACGCCCAAAAGGCCTTTTGTCTTGGCTTTGGCGGAACGAATAACCTTACGCAAAGCCTCGATGTTCGCGGTCGGAAAGTCGGTCTCCCAATTTGGCTCTTCCATGCCGACGCCGGCGGTTGAAATGACGCCGATCCCGCCTTCGTTGGCGACGGCCGCGGCTAGATTATCCAAGGAAATCGCGACGCCCATGCCGCCCTGGACAATAGGTACCTTGGCCACCAAGTCTCCGATTTCAAGTTCCGGTAAGCGCATCTGTCCTCCTGAACTAGACACGGGTAACATAAGCCCCGGTACGGGTATCAACGCGAATCGTTTCCCCAGGACCCACGAAAAGCGGGACCTGGACTACCGCCCCGGTCTCCAGCGTGGCTGGTTTTGAACCGCCTGACGCGGTGTCGCCCTTAACGCCCGGGTCTGTCTGGGCAACCTTAAGGTCAACGGTGACGGGCAGCTCGACAGACAAAGCCTTGCCCTCGTGAAACAGAATCGAGACCTCTATGTTTTCCTTTAGATACGACGCCTGATCAGCCAGGGCGTCCATCGGAATCGAATACTGTTCGTAATTGTCGGTATCCATAAAGACATAGTTCGCGCCGTCCGCGTACAGGTATTGGGCTCTGTTGGTCTCCATCATCGCTTGCTCGACTTTCTCTCCGGCCCGGAATGTCTTGTCGATAACCGCGCCGTCGCGCAAGCGTTTCAGCTTCGTCCGCACAAAAGCAGGCCCCTTGCCGGGCTTGACGTGCTGAAATTCAACGATATTAAAAAGCTGGTCGTCATCCAGCTTAAGCGTCATACCGTTCTTCAACTGGTTCGTCGTGATCAATATTCTTCCTCCAAAAGCGGTCGCACAACCTATAATCCGATTAAATCTCGCGGGGATTGTGTCATGAGCCGAGGCTCACCGTTTAATACTACCATATCCTCTACCCGCACGCCCCCGAAGCCCCGGGCGTAAAGTCCTGGTTCTATAGTGAAAACCATACCGTTCTTAAGCTCGTCCGTCGAGCCCGTTCCCAGTTGGGGTTGTTCATGAATCTCGAGCCCGACGCCGTGTCCCAGCCCGTGTAATAGCCTGGCCGGTCCGCCGTAGTTATCCAAGTAGCTCCGGCACATCTCGTCGGCTTCCGCGGCCGGCAGCCCGGGTTTAATAGCCTCCAGGACAAGCCGGCCGGCATGGGCGGCGGCCGCGTGCATAGCCGCCTGGGCAAGCGTCGGCTTGCCGATTACGAACGTCCGCGATATGTCGGAATGATACCCGTTGACGATCGCTCCCAAGTCGACCAACACCAGATCGCCGCGCTCCAGAATGCGGTCGGTCGACGAGGCATGCGGCATCGAGGAGTTCGGCCCCGAGGCGACGATGATTTCAAAGCTTTCCCCTTCGGCGCCATTATCTCTTAGATATCCGCAGGCCAGCTTAGCCAATTCTTTTTCCGTTCGTCCAGGTCTTATTTCTCCCGTAAGGTACGAGATTGTCCTGTCGGCCAGACCGGCCGCCAATTGTAAGTCGGCCACTTCGTCGTCGTCTTTGATGACGCGCAGGCCTTCTACCGCGTTATGAACCGGGACAAGTTCAATTTTCTTTGAGGCGTTGTCCAGGCTTTTAAAGAGGCTTTCGTATTCGGCGTAGGTTAAGCCGCCGGCCTCAAAACCCGCTTTGGCCGGCGCCGCCTCCATCAGCGCGTCTTTTAGCGCCGCCGCCACACTCCGTCCGCCCAGAATCTCAACGTTGGCCGCTTCCAGCTCCGCCCGCTCTTCATACCGCGTATCTACCACCAAGACCGCTTTGTTCGGCCAAATGACCAGGGCGCCGTCGGTGCCGCGGAAACCGCAAAGGTAAAACAGGTTGGCGGGACGGAATACGACCAACAGGTCAAGACGCTTTTTCTTAAGGAAGGTTTTGATCTTATCCAAACGCGCGTTCAAGCGCGGGGAATGACTGACGAGCTTTAGGATCATGGGGCGGACTCCAACCATTTAATAATCTCGAAACCCGCGTTGGCCGGTTCTATAAAATGAGGCGGGGCCAGATATGCCATCCTCTCGTCGAATTCGTACTTCTTATAGTAACCTGTGCGGCGGGTCGCTGAGAATGTGCCCACAGGACCCCTATACCTTTGGCAAATAGATCCCTTCAATGTGATGGTCCCCCTTTGGTTACCCTCACTATAACGCTCAAAACCGAATGAATGGTTGACCGCCGCGATGGCCGCATCGATCCTGACGTCGAAAGGCGCCACATCCACGCCCGTTCTGTTGTAATGATTGATATAGACGTAATTATCGGCCACCAGACCAAGTATCCCGTTAACCAGGTCCCCGTTAAGCACATCGGCCGTTACATAGATTATATTCTTTGCGCCGACCGTAAGCCCCCCGGAGTACGTTCCCGATATATAGACGTCGCCGTTGTTGGCCGTGTACTTGGCCGAAGCCAATCCGTCTACATAAACTACGCCGTTGGTCGGAAAGCTGACCGTGCCGACCGGACCTTTGGTTTTGCCTGATGTGTCCGAATTGGCGATAGTCAAAGAAGAACCTACTAAGGTTATAGTCGTCTGTCCGTAATAGTAGTAGCCGCCCTGCAAGGCCAGACTTTTCAGTTCAAGATTCGTCGGCGGGAAATCCAGCGCTGCAGCGTGTTCCGTGTAGCCCTGATCGAATGTCGGCGTTCCGTTACGGGCATCCAAAACGCCGGTCATGGTCACTTCGCGCATAAAATGGGGCGTGCCGTCGGTATGGAGGTTGTCGTTGGTGTGCAGAGGCCCCATGATGATATCGCCTGTAACCCACCAGATGACGCTGTTGGTCCCTTCAACAATCTCGTAGTCCGTCATATAGATATAGTTGGTGAACGCTTTCTTCCTTATCAGCGCGGTTATTTTTCGGCTGACATAGGCGCCCGTCGATCCCTTGACGCGACCTGTGGCCGTAACAGTTATCGCCGGAACGTTCCCGCTCGGCGGCGCGATTTCCAGGTGATACTGACCTTCCCCAAAATCAACCCATTTGTCGGCGCCCAGGGCGTCTTTACCTTGAGCAGGGTGAATGAAGTTCAAGTAATACAGCCGGTCCTTATTGAGCCTCCATAGGTAGTCGTTTACGCCGCTCTCGGCAATATTGACTGCCTTCTCCCTGTCGCTGCTATGTATGATACCGCGGCGCGTAGTCTGCACCAACAGAATCGAAGTCGTCATCAAGGTAATGATTAACGCGATGATGCCGATCACCTCGACGGTGGTCATGCCCGCCTCTGGCTTAAAGTCGTATATTTTGCGCGTCATATTTTGACTATTCATAGTTTCGAAGACTGACCTCCCGGGTAACGTTAGCCGGCGGCGGCGGTTTACTAATATCGACATCGCAACGTATGTTGATTCTGACCAGCCTTATTTTCGCTCTTTCCGCCGCCGTTTGACCCGTTATTTCGACTCCGTTCCCGTCAAAGTAGGAGAAAATCGGTGTGCTGGAGTCGTTCACGATATACCGGCCGATTTCCGCGACGGTCGTAACGCCGGTGAAAACCCAAGGCGGTCCGCCCGCCTGAGCAGTCTCGTACACTTTTAGCAGTTTCGCCCCCGATTGATAATAGCGATACCGGGTCGGCGCGCCTTCCAGGGTCCCGCC
Proteins encoded in this region:
- the pheT gene encoding phenylalanine--tRNA ligase subunit beta codes for the protein MKVSVNWLKEYVDIPWTPCELANRLEMTGTAVESVTEIKPSLDKIVTGVIKAIEPHPQADKLVVTRVDAGSGELTIVCGAKNINPGDKVPVALIGAELGGGLTIKKASLRGVESEGMLCSETELELGEDAAGIMILDPEAKVGVGISEHLGLEDTVIEFEITPNRPDCMSMIGIAREVGAITGGKIKAPPVKIKEGQTTAGFLASVDIKDPDLCPRYSARIITGLQVGTSPFWMRQRLSKAGIRPINNLVDITNYILLETGQPLHAFDKKLVKDAKIIVRRAELNENMTTLDGVNRVLGPDTLVIADPSGPVALAGIMGGSTTEINEATTECLLESAYFAPTGIFRTSFDMDLRSEASARFERGTDPEGTLFAADRAAYLIQELAGGKVAKGAIDVYPKKIAARTVNLETAKARSFIGAEISDKEMAGILKALDFKVEIKAGAIKATPPSFRPDIARVVDLIEEIARVYGFANVPSTVPDSGGSAAPLTSEQISIRKAESVLAAAGLLEAVNYAFIDPADIAKLILPADDRRAAAIKLANPVSEAQSVLRTSLLPGLFNAVRFNANYGEMNCALFETGRVFFDEDDAGLPLERVMAAGLLTGALGNDTWYGKGRGVDFFDIKGIVEALVERLDVTESRIERAEDAIFHPGQCASLRVKGIQAGVFGLVHPMVAKNYEFANDVFAFEIDTGILAEARNPAVKVVPPSRYPQMIRDVATLVDTEMTVEQITDVIKKAAGDLLADAYPFDLYSGNQVPTGKKSLAYRLVYRAPDRTLTVEETDAAHAKVIEALKKNIKAEIR
- the pheS gene encoding phenylalanine--tRNA ligase subunit alpha — translated: MSEKELKQLGEKALAEANAASAETIEDVRVRYLGRKGELTEVLKSLGGLPEEERPVIGGLANDIRQRLEAALIERSEHLAKEVVAERLRTERIDITLPARPPLIGAAHVITRTIREIEEIFTSLGYGIVETREIENEYYNFTALNTPPDHPARTLQATFYVDRPSAGGNEGRPLLRTQTSPAQIRVMEKQAPPVFVIVPGKVYRPDVADPTHSPMFHQVEGLAVDKNITFGDLKGTLEVFCHKMFGADRAVRFRPHFFPFTEPSAEVDVSCIRCGGEGCRICSHTGWLEIMGCGMVDPNVFVMVGYDPTKVTGFAFGMAPDRIAMLKYDIPDIRMFFENDIRFLRQFK
- the rplT gene encoding 50S ribosomal protein L20; translation: MSRVKRGNERSRKRAKIMSLAKGYRGAKSRSYRRAKEQVMHSLMYAYRDRRDKKGQFRTLWISRIGAAARNNGLSYSRLIHGLKLAGVELDRKVLSDMAINDPEGFTRLAEVARGQVN
- the rpmI gene encoding 50S ribosomal protein L35; the protein is MPKMKTHSGAAKRFKSTASGKLKRRQAFDGHILEKKSPKRKAQLEKMLIVKPADEKRIKKLLGR
- the infC gene encoding translation initiation factor IF-3, producing the protein MSSTNRINTQIPAREVRLVAENGDQLGIKTIEDALRIAYDAGLDLVEVAPQEKPPVCRVMDYGKHKFEQEKKAKLARKHQSLIVIKEIKLRPKIDHHDFDTKRKHVERFLNAGCKVKVVIMFRGREMAHTELGKKLLDRMVEAVQDLAIIESEAKVEGRDMIMILAPAAKKEIAINA
- a CDS encoding nitronate monooxygenase family protein; amino-acid sequence: MRLPELEIGDLVAKVPIVQGGMGVAISLDNLAAAVANEGGIGVISTAGVGMEEPNWETDFPTANIEALRKVIRSAKAKTKGLLGVNIMVALTNFEDMVRVSVEEKIDIIFSGAGLPLNLPELIEKGAKTKLAPIISSGRAAALICKAWWNRYKRLPDAIVLEGPKAGGHLGFNREQLDNIDKFDLISLIKETVQAVLPFEKEHGVKIPVIAGGGIFDGRDIANALEAGASGVQMATRFVATDECDASLAFKETYIKTVSPDDIVLIDSPVGLPGRAIRNEFLDKAKRGETTPIRCTYHCLKTCRPSQSPYCIARALVNARNGNMDEGFVFAGTNAWRIDSITSVKELMNELVAEAEAAYQATA
- the efp gene encoding elongation factor P; this translates as MITTNQLKNGMTLKLDDDQLFNIVEFQHVKPGKGPAFVRTKLKRLRDGAVIDKTFRAGEKVEQAMMETNRAQYLYADGANYVFMDTDNYEQYSIPMDALADQASYLKENIEVSILFHEGKALSVELPVTVDLKVAQTDPGVKGDTASGGSKPATLETGAVVQVPLFVGPGETIRVDTRTGAYVTRV
- a CDS encoding Xaa-Pro peptidase family protein, giving the protein MDKIKTFLKKKRLDLLVVFRPANLFYLCGFRGTDGALVIWPNKAVLVVDTRYEERAELEAANVEILGGRSVAAALKDALMEAAPAKAGFEAGGLTYAEYESLFKSLDNASKKIELVPVHNAVEGLRVIKDDDEVADLQLAAGLADRTISYLTGEIRPGRTEKELAKLACGYLRDNGAEGESFEIIVASGPNSSMPHASSTDRILERGDLVLVDLGAIVNGYHSDISRTFVIGKPTLAQAAMHAAAAHAGRLVLEAIKPGLPAAEADEMCRSYLDNYGGPARLLHGLGHGVGLEIHEQPQLGTGSTDELKNGMVFTIEPGLYARGFGGVRVEDMVVLNGEPRLMTQSPRDLIGL
- a CDS encoding prepilin-type N-terminal cleavage/methylation domain-containing protein; this encodes MSTVSKDTTKNREIGVTLVELMVTMMLMSIAALVLLALLNAALGIMREVQARSEADGEAQLTISTLAWEIRSARSLDSSQPIIETALPVEIVLYRGGTLEGAPTRYRYYQSGAKLLKVYETAQAGGPPWVFTGVTTVAEIGRYIVNDSSTPIFSYFDGNGVEITGQTAAERAKIRLVRINIRCDVDISKPPPPANVTREVSLRNYE